In Paenibacillus sp. FSL R7-0345, a single window of DNA contains:
- the hrcA gene encoding heat-inducible transcriptional repressor HrcA → MLTERQRMILNAIVDDYISSAEPVGSRSISKRGDVGYSPATIRNEMADLEELGYLEQPHTSAGRIPSHKGYRYYVDHMVPWNSAGTAEMGTIRAFFAEKLNATEQVIQHAAMILSNMTNYTSILLGPEVFHTSLRHFQLLPLDGNNAVAIIVTSTGQVENRTVQIPPEISLSEMEKVVNLLNSKLVNVPLYKLKSQLYSELGEEMQRHISHYEELMQVLDQALESDHDQRIYLSGAANMLTQPEFKDVDKVKTILDLLEQTPTLLKMLSPASGGTGIQVRIGTENKHEAFANCSLITATYSLDGKALGSIGILGPTRMEYARVMGILGILSRDLTAMLAHWYK, encoded by the coding sequence ATGTTAACTGAACGCCAGAGAATGATCCTTAATGCTATCGTGGATGATTATATTTCTTCCGCTGAGCCTGTAGGCTCGCGCAGCATCTCCAAACGTGGTGATGTGGGCTACAGCCCGGCAACCATCCGCAACGAAATGGCTGATCTGGAGGAATTAGGTTATCTTGAACAGCCGCATACATCGGCTGGAAGAATTCCTTCACATAAAGGCTACCGCTATTATGTGGATCATATGGTTCCGTGGAATTCCGCCGGAACGGCAGAGATGGGCACGATCCGCGCCTTTTTCGCCGAGAAGCTGAACGCTACTGAACAGGTTATCCAGCATGCGGCAATGATTCTTTCCAATATGACGAATTACACTTCCATCCTTTTGGGACCGGAGGTTTTTCATACTTCATTGCGCCATTTTCAGCTGCTTCCGCTTGACGGCAACAATGCCGTGGCGATTATTGTTACCAGTACCGGGCAGGTAGAGAACCGTACGGTTCAGATTCCGCCGGAGATTTCCCTTTCCGAAATGGAAAAGGTCGTAAATCTGCTGAACAGCAAGCTGGTGAACGTACCGCTCTACAAGCTGAAGAGCCAGCTCTATTCCGAGCTGGGCGAGGAGATGCAGCGTCATATCTCCCATTACGAAGAGTTAATGCAGGTGCTTGACCAGGCGCTCGAAAGCGATCATGACCAGCGCATCTATCTGAGCGGAGCAGCAAATATGCTGACCCAGCCGGAGTTCAAGGATGTCGACAAGGTCAAGACGATTCTCGATCTGCTGGAGCAGACACCGACCCTGCTGAAGATGCTGTCCCCCGCTTCCGGCGGAACCGGTATACAGGTCCGCATCGGAACGGAGAATAAGCATGAGGCCTTTGCCAACTGCAGCCTGATCACAGCAACGTATTCACTGGACGGCAAGGCGCTGGGCAGTATCGGCATCCTGGGTCCGACCCGGATGGAATACGCGCGCGTGATGGGCATCCTCGGGATTTTATCCCGGGATTTGACAGCGATGCTGGCACACTG